In Mycolicibacterium phocaicum, one DNA window encodes the following:
- a CDS encoding DUF1707 SHOCT-like domain-containing protein, whose product MTNSDEIAVLRVSDADRNGTLRRLHNAVALGLIDMDEFSERSALVALARQQAELAVLVGDLPAPNAIVTGSADRVELRGVMGSLKRQGEWVVPTRLALVRRVGSIDLDLTRARFGGPIVVIELDLKFSSLDLRLPDGASASIDDVEVAVGSATDHRKDAPADGTPHVILTGRVVFGSVDIRGPRRTWFGRGDR is encoded by the coding sequence GTGACCAACAGCGACGAGATCGCGGTCCTGCGCGTCTCCGACGCCGACCGCAACGGCACGCTCCGGCGGCTGCACAACGCGGTGGCCCTGGGGCTCATCGACATGGACGAGTTCTCCGAGCGGTCCGCGCTGGTCGCCCTCGCCCGGCAGCAGGCCGAGCTGGCCGTCCTGGTCGGCGACCTGCCCGCGCCCAACGCGATCGTGACGGGCTCGGCCGACCGCGTCGAGCTGCGCGGTGTCATGGGGTCGCTCAAGCGGCAGGGTGAGTGGGTCGTCCCGACCCGGCTCGCGCTGGTCCGCCGCGTCGGCTCCATCGACCTGGATCTGACGCGGGCCCGGTTCGGCGGGCCGATCGTGGTCATCGAACTCGATCTCAAGTTCAGCTCGCTGGACCTTCGGCTGCCCGACGGCGCCAGCGCCTCCATCGACGACGTCGAGGTGGCCGTCGGCAGTGCCACCGACCACCGCAAGGACGCGCCCGCCGACGGTACTCCGCACGTCATCCTGACCGGGCGGGTGGTCTTCGGTTCGGTCGACATCCGCGGACCGCGCCGGACTTGGTTCGGCCGCGGCGACCGCTAA
- a CDS encoding penicillin-binding transpeptidase domain-containing protein: MATHTSSVSRSAALLSVVAVAGAMTACTPKPNGPEPTAQAFFAALGRGDTGAAAELADKPNDARTAINQAWSGLQATKLDAQVLGSKYTQDTGKITYRYTWHLPKDRTWAYTGQLNMIRQDGRWQVRWGSTDLHPNLGEHQSFQLRADQPIRASVNELGGTNVLVPGYHYNYALNARSAAGELMRTSRVVADVLRQFDNTMDAQRLAEQASSSTGPLNLITLRREDNDKVSGALGHLPGVVITPQPEMVPTDPRFAPAIVTEVKKQVADQLVGQPGWRVVSVNQNGADIDVLNEVPGKPAPSITISLDRNVQNAAQDAVNMVGRKAMIVAIKPSTGEILAVAQNAAADADGPTATMGLYPPGSTFKMVTAGAAIESDMAGPNTLLGCPGTIDIGHRTIPNYDRFDLGVVPMSRAFANSCNTTFAELASRMAPRALTNAAAQYGIGADYQVAGIDTVTGKVPPTVNLAERTEDGFGQGKVVVSPFGMALAAATVAAGKTPLPQLIEGRPTTVTGNTAPISPKMVDGLRPMMQLVVTSGTAKDLHASGDVRGKTGEAEFSGGSHAWFAGYRGDMAFAALIVGGGGSETAVRMCRDMFKGLPPDYLA, from the coding sequence ATGGCAACGCACACATCATCCGTTTCACGCTCGGCCGCGTTGTTGTCGGTGGTGGCGGTCGCAGGAGCGATGACGGCCTGCACCCCGAAACCCAACGGCCCCGAGCCCACCGCGCAGGCGTTCTTCGCCGCGCTCGGCCGCGGCGACACCGGCGCCGCCGCCGAGCTGGCCGACAAGCCCAACGATGCCCGCACCGCGATCAATCAGGCCTGGTCGGGTCTGCAGGCGACGAAGCTCGACGCGCAGGTGCTCGGCTCCAAGTACACCCAGGACACCGGCAAGATCACCTACCGTTACACCTGGCATCTGCCCAAGGACCGCACCTGGGCCTACACCGGGCAGCTCAACATGATCCGGCAGGACGGCCGGTGGCAAGTCCGTTGGGGCAGCACGGATCTGCATCCCAATCTGGGGGAGCACCAGAGCTTCCAGCTGCGCGCCGACCAGCCGATCCGTGCCTCCGTCAACGAACTCGGCGGCACGAACGTTCTGGTACCGGGGTACCACTACAACTACGCGCTGAACGCGCGTTCCGCGGCGGGCGAGCTGATGCGGACCTCCCGCGTGGTCGCCGATGTCCTGCGGCAGTTCGACAACACCATGGACGCCCAGCGGCTCGCCGAACAGGCCAGCTCGTCGACCGGGCCGCTGAACCTGATCACCCTGCGCCGCGAGGACAACGACAAGGTCTCGGGTGCGCTCGGCCACCTGCCGGGCGTGGTGATCACCCCGCAGCCGGAGATGGTGCCCACCGATCCGCGGTTCGCGCCGGCCATCGTCACCGAGGTCAAGAAGCAGGTGGCCGATCAGCTGGTCGGCCAGCCCGGCTGGCGCGTCGTCAGCGTCAACCAGAACGGCGCCGACATCGACGTGCTGAACGAGGTACCGGGTAAGCCGGCCCCGTCGATCACCATCAGCCTGGACCGCAACGTGCAGAACGCCGCCCAGGACGCGGTGAACATGGTTGGTCGCAAGGCGATGATCGTCGCGATCAAGCCGTCGACCGGCGAAATCCTGGCGGTGGCCCAGAACGCGGCAGCCGACGCCGACGGCCCGACCGCCACCATGGGCCTGTACCCGCCCGGGTCGACGTTCAAGATGGTCACCGCCGGTGCCGCCATCGAATCGGACATGGCCGGACCCAACACCCTGCTCGGGTGCCCCGGCACCATCGACATCGGGCACCGGACCATCCCCAACTACGACCGGTTCGATCTGGGGGTGGTGCCGATGTCGCGAGCCTTCGCGAACTCGTGCAACACCACCTTCGCCGAGCTCGCCAGCCGGATGGCGCCGCGGGCTCTGACCAACGCGGCGGCCCAGTACGGCATCGGCGCCGATTACCAGGTCGCCGGCATCGACACCGTCACCGGGAAGGTGCCGCCCACTGTGAACCTGGCGGAGCGCACCGAGGACGGCTTCGGTCAGGGCAAGGTCGTGGTGAGCCCGTTCGGGATGGCGCTCGCGGCTGCCACCGTCGCGGCCGGCAAGACCCCGCTCCCACAGCTCATCGAGGGCCGCCCGACAACGGTCACCGGCAACACCGCGCCGATCAGCCCGAAGATGGTCGACGGCCTGCGGCCCATGATGCAGCTGGTGGTGACCAGCGGTACGGCCAAGGATCTGCACGCCAGCGGCGACGTTCGCGGAAAGACCGGTGAAGCCGAATTCTCGGGTGGCTCACATGCCTGGTTCGCCGGCTACCGTGGCGACATGGCCTTCGCGGCCCTGATCGTGGGCGGCGGCGGGTCGGAGACCGCGGTGCGCATGTGCCGGGACATGTTCAAGGGACTGCCGCCGGATTATCTGGCCTGA